One stretch of Eretmochelys imbricata isolate rEreImb1 chromosome 1, rEreImb1.hap1, whole genome shotgun sequence DNA includes these proteins:
- the LOC144259208 gene encoding C->U-editing enzyme APOBEC-1-like — translation MTASTETVGHPSRSASHRWKIQPKEFRAIFDPSAFPKVTYLLYEIKWGSSTKFWRKWCPNTPTQHAEINCLENDFREIRHRPSVHCSIIWFLSWSPCGLCCRLIVHFLQAHPKVTLQIYIGRLFRHRDERNRQGLRDLVSSGVNIYIMSLPAYNYCWRTFVDHRVRKDDIYWPCYFTPWMIFYMLELQCILQGLPPCLQIWLKNYTGLPFFRLVLQESHRKILWQSLHTANSHQQPLIFRPRPSAEHWYPSMYFTGPPVSHKQ, via the exons ATGACTGCTTCCACAGAGACAG TAGGTCATCCATCCAGAAGTGCTAGCCACAG GTGGAAGATACAGCCAAAGGAATTTAGGGCGATCTTTGACCCCAGCGCATTTCCCAAGGTGACCTACCTACTCTATGAAATTAAGTGGGGCAGCAGCACCAAGTTCTGGAGGAAGTGGTGCCCGAACACCCCCACCCAGCATGCCGAAATCAACTGCCTGGAAAATGACTTCAGGGAGATACGCCACAGGCCTTCAGTGCACTGCTCCATCATCTGGTTCCTGTCCTGGAGCCCCTGTGGGCTGTGTTGCAGACTGATCGTTCACTTCCTACAGGCCCACCCCAAAGTGACCCTGCAAATCTACATAGGGCGGCTCTTCAGGCACAGAGATGAACGGAACCGACAAGGCCTCAGGGACCTGGTGAGCAGTGGAGTGAACATTTACATCATGAGCCTGCCAG CTTACAACTACTGTTGGAGAACATTTGTCGACCACCGAGTCAGAAAAGATGATATTTACTGGCCCTGCTACTTCACTCCATGGATGATATTCTATATGCTTGAACTCCAGTGTATCCTACAG GGCCTACCTCCTTGTTTACAGATTTGGCTGAAGAATTACACTGGCTTACCTTTTTTCCGACTCGTTTTACAAGAATCTCATAGAAAAATACTCTGGCAAAGTCTCCACACAGCAAACAGTCACCAGCAGCCACTGATTTTCaggcccaggccatcagctgAACACTGGTACCCATCAATGTATTTTACTGGACCACCGGTCAGTCACAAGCAGTGA
- the LOC144270193 gene encoding C->U-editing enzyme APOBEC-1-like, giving the protein MAAGTEKGDSARGTNPGWKIQPNDFKVNYIPGTCPRVTYLLYEIRWGRSTKFWRHWCRNTPTQHTEIACLEHDFKKLNFRPSVCCSITWFLSWSPCGKCCRCIVEFLRAHPSVTLKIKAAWLFRHMDERNRQGLRDLMENGVALYIMNLPDYRYCWRTFVAHQDEEEDDYCPSLRSLWILFYCQELQRVLWV; this is encoded by the exons atGGCTGCTGGCACAGAGAAAG gtgactcagccagaggcacCAACCCAGG GTGGAAGATACAACCAAACGATTTTAAGGTGAATTACATCCCAGGTACATGTCCAAGAGTGACATACCTGCTCTACGAAATCAGGTGGGGCAGAAGTACCAAGTTCTGGAGGCACTGGTGTCGAAACACCCCAACCCAGCACACCGAAATCGCCTGCCTGGAACATGACTTCAAGAAGTTAAACTTCAGGCCATCAGTGTGCTGCTCCATCACCTGGTTCCTGTCCTGGAGCCCCTGTGGGAAATGTTGCCGGTGTATAGTGGAATTCCTGAGGGCACACCCCAGTGTGACTCTGAAAATAAAAGCAGCGTGGCTCTTCAGGCATATGGATGAACGCAACCGACAAGGCCTCAGGGACCTGATGGAGAATGGAGTAGCCCTATACATCATGAACCTGCCAG ATTACAGATACTGCTGGAGAACATTTGTTGCCCATCAAGATGAAGAAGAAGATGACTATTGCCCCTCGTTGCGCTCTCTGTGGATCCTTTTCTATTGTCAAGAACTCCAGCGTGTCCTTTGG GTGTAA